GAGTTTCTAAAGACAGTATATTATATCATATCAGGAGGTGGCAGTAGTATGAAAAAAGTAGTTGTTTTATTTGCTATATTGACGATGGTGTTGAGTGTTTTTTCTATTACCATCACGATGACAGCCGGCGCAGTAGGAAGGGAATTAGAAGCTCTGACTGAACAAGTTGAGATGTTTATGGAAGAGAACCCAGATATTACTGTAAATATTCTTCCAATGCCAAACAGCTCCACGGATAGACACGATCTTTACGTTACTTACTTAGCTTCAGGTACCCCTGATCCAGATGTATTGCAGCTTGACGTTATTTGGCCAGCAGAATTTGCCCCATTCCTAGTAGATTTAACGGATGATTACGACTATTTTGGGCTTGACGGATTTTTCCCTGGAACCGTTGCGTCAAACACCGTAGACGGAAGATTAGTAGCAGTTCCATGGTTTACTGATGCTGGTATTCTTTATTACCGAAAAGATTTGTTGGAAAAGTACGGTTACGATGTGCCAAAAACATGGGATGAACTGTACACAGCTGCAAAAGATATCTCCGAGAAAGAAGGAATCGAAGGTTTCGTTTGGCAAGGAGCCAGGTATGAAGGTTTAACCTGTGACGTTATGGAATTCGTCCATAGTTTCGGTGGAGAGATTATGAAAGATGGAGAAGTTGTCGTTGATGATCCAGAATATTACGATAACAATGTTGCAGCAATAACCTTCATGGACAAATTGATAGAAGAGGGCGTAAGTCCAGCGGGAGTAACTACCTACATGGAAGAAGAAGCAAGAAGAGTTTTCCAAAATGGTGATGCCGTGTTTATGAGAAACTGGCCATATGCATGGCCCTTAGTTAACGCCCCCGAGTCACCAGTTGCCGGAAAAGCTGACATAACAGTTCTACCAAAGGGACCAGCACCAGATGGAAGAAATTCTGCAACATTGGGTGGATGGAATCTTGGTATAAATGCAAATTCTTCTGCTGCTGAGGTAGAAGCTTCTAAAAAATTGATCAAATTCTTAGTTAGTAAAGAACAACAAGTTTACAAAGCCGTTAATGCCGGTCAAACACCCACTATGATCGAAGCTTACAACGATCCAAGAACTATTGAAGCAAATCCTTTCTATGCTGATATTTTAGATGTTTTCTTGAATGCTGAACCAAGACCTATTTCTCCAATATATTCTGAAATTTCATATGAGATACAAGTTGCTGTTCACGAAGTTCTAACCCAACAAGCTGAACCTGAAGACGCCTTAGACAACTTAGCAGAAAATCTCAAATCTTTAGTTGAATAAAAACGATTAATTTGATATAATTTTCCACAGGTGGGCGGTATACGGAGTTTCTCCGTCTACCGCCTTTGTGTATAATATAATAGATTATAATTAGGGGGTGCGTTAATGAAAGTAAAAGGTACGTATAAAAGATCCGATATCTGGCTTGCGTTTTGGCTTATTATCCCAACCTTAATTGCTATCGGTATTACCGCCTTCTATCCTCTGGGGCAAACTCTTTATGATAGTTTCTTCAGATGGTCTCTCAGACCAGGATTTGAAAGAGAGTTTTTAGGATTTCAAAATTATGTCAATTTGTTTCAAGACCCTAGATTTTTGCGTTCTTTATGGAATACAGTATATTTTACTTTTTTTTCTGTACTAATAGAATTCCTTTTAGGATTAGGAACCGCTTTAATATTGAACGCAGACTTTAAATTGAGAGGTTTGGTAAGAGCAGCTGTTTTGATTCCATGGGCAATACCTACAGCGGTTTCTTCTCAAATGTGGAAATGGATGTATAATGACCAATATGGTGTAATAAGTTTAATGCTATATAATCTAGGAATACTTGAGGAAGGTACCCCTATTCTTGGGACTCCAGGCATGGCTATGTCTGCCATTATAGCCGTAGATGTCTGGAAAACTACTCCTTTTGTTGCTCTTTTACTCCTTGCAGGACTTCAAATCATACCCAATGAGTTATACGAAGCAGCTAGAATAGATGGCGCTAGTATATGGAAACAATTCACTTCTATCACTTTACCTGTGTTAAGGCCTACCATTGGTGTAACGTTAATATTCAGAACTTTGGACGCTTTGAGGGTTTTCGATATTGTTTACATCATGACACAAGGTGCAGTGGGAACTGAAACTCTGGCAGTTTACAATAGGTCACTTTTGATGGATAATATCTTCTCTCCAAGAGGTTTGTTTGGCTATGGCTCTGCATTATCGGTCGTAATATTTTTAATTATAGGATTATTTACAATTATCTACATGCGCTCGTTGAACATTAAATTAGATTGAGGAGGGTAAAAATATGAGATGGGGAATGCGAGCAAAAAGAAATACTCAACGTACAATTTTATATATTTTAGTTATATTGATGGTTATTTTTTACATTTTCCCTTTCTATTGGGCCATCAAAAGCTCTTTCACCGCGGATCAATACCTTTTTACAAAAAACATTACCCTTTGGCCTCAAGGTTTTACCTTTGAAAACTATATAAAAGTTTTCACAGAGAGACCTTTCGGATTAAATATATTAAACTCTATTATAGTGGCCGGAGCTACGACTATTTTCTCAATAATCGTTGGTTCTTTTGCAGCTTACGCAATAGCTCGTTTAAAGATTCCCGGAAAAGGGCCTTTGATGCTACTAATACTTGCGGTAAGTATGTTCCCTCAAGTTTCTATTTTGGGTGGGCTTTTTCAGTTGCTCAGAAATTTAGGATTGATAAACACTTATCCTGGTTTGATAATACCATATATTGCGCTGAATTTGCCTTTAACAACATGGATATTACAAAATTTCTTTAGAGAGCTCCCTAAAGAGATAGAAGAATCTGCTTATATCGACGGATGTTCTAAATTTGAAACTTTGTGGAGAATCGTTTTACCTCTTTCCGCTCCAGGTTTGGTCACGACTGGTTTGTTAGCTTTTATTCAAGCATGGAATGAATTCTTATTTGCTTTAACTTTCATGCAGACCCCTGCAAAATACACAGTTCCTGTGGCAATCGCTATGTTTACTGGTAAAACCTTCTACGAAGTGCCTTGGGGGCAACTAATGGCGGCGTCAGTAATAGTTACAATGCCTTTGGTTATTTTGGTTTTAGTGTTCCAAAACAGGATAGTTCAAGGTTTAACCGCCGGAAGCGTAAAAGGATGATGTAGATGAAAGTTTTGTTTGGAACGGATGGCATTAGAGAGGTCGTTAATGAAAAGTTGACCGTTGATTTAGCTATGAAACTTGGAAACGCACTTGCTAATTTTTTTGGTTCAGAGTATAAAAAATTGTATATTGCAAGAGACACACGAAATTCAGGAAAAGCATTAGAAATGGCTTTAGTTTCAGGAGCGTTGGCCGGTGGAATGAATGTAGAATCATGCGGAGTTCTGACCACACCGGGATTAGCGTTTATAACCAAGAAAGAAAAGTCTATTGGCGTTGTCATTTCTGCATCTCACAACCCTCCAATGTACAATGGATTAAAAGTTTTTTGTGAAGGATTTAAAATTTCAGATGAAACAGAAGAAAAGTTAGAAGAAATAATTTTGAAAGGTTTACTTAAATACAGTGATTATAGAGGTATTGGTAAATACATAGATGATTCCTCAAAAAAAGAATATGTTGATTATGTGGTTTCTTTGTACAAAGAAAATATACAAGGTAATGATTTAAAAATTGCTGTTGATGTGGGAAACGGTGCTGCTGGAGCAATAATAGATGACATTTTTGGTGAACTTGGTTTGAACTATACAGTATACCAAAATGCCCCTGATGGTTTCAATATCAACGAAAACTGTGGTTCTACTTCACCTCAAACTTTGTCTAAAATCGTTAAGGAAGAAAAGTATGATCTTGGAATCTTGTTCGATGGGGATGCGGACAGATGTCTTTTTATAGATCGCTACGGTAATCTCGTAGATGGTGATGTTTTGATGGCTATCAATGCTCTGAAATTGAAAGCTCAAGAAAGATTAAAAAACAAGATCGTTGTTGCAACCATTATGAGTAATTTAGGTTTGGAAGAGTATTTAAAGAAAAATGAAATACATCTTTTACGTACAGACGTAGGAGACAAATACGTTTTGGAAAAAATGTTAGAAGATAAGGCAACAATTGGTGGTGAACAATCAGGACACATTATATTCCTTGATAGATCTACAACCGGTGATGGAATAATTACGGCTCTAGAGACTTTGGAAACGTTGAAATATTTTTCTAAATCGCTTGATGATCTTCTCCAAGAAATTTCTAAATATCCCCAACACTTGGAAAACGTTACAGTAAAAGATAAAGTAAAAATCATGAAGGACATCAGAATTGAAAATTTAACAAAAAAATATCAAAGTGTTGAAGGATTTAGGATTGTAGTCAGACCTTCCGGAACTGAGCCCAAGATAAGGATAATGACCGAAGGATCCAATAAAGAAGCAATTGAAACATGCATCACAGAATTTAGCCAACTTATACAAAGTATTGATAACGAGTGAAA
The Petrotoga miotherma DSM 10691 DNA segment above includes these coding regions:
- the glmM gene encoding phosphoglucosamine mutase, encoding MKVLFGTDGIREVVNEKLTVDLAMKLGNALANFFGSEYKKLYIARDTRNSGKALEMALVSGALAGGMNVESCGVLTTPGLAFITKKEKSIGVVISASHNPPMYNGLKVFCEGFKISDETEEKLEEIILKGLLKYSDYRGIGKYIDDSSKKEYVDYVVSLYKENIQGNDLKIAVDVGNGAAGAIIDDIFGELGLNYTVYQNAPDGFNINENCGSTSPQTLSKIVKEEKYDLGILFDGDADRCLFIDRYGNLVDGDVLMAINALKLKAQERLKNKIVVATIMSNLGLEEYLKKNEIHLLRTDVGDKYVLEKMLEDKATIGGEQSGHIIFLDRSTTGDGIITALETLETLKYFSKSLDDLLQEISKYPQHLENVTVKDKVKIMKDIRIENLTKKYQSVEGFRIVVRPSGTEPKIRIMTEGSNKEAIETCITEFSQLIQSIDNE
- a CDS encoding ABC transporter substrate-binding protein; this encodes MKKVVVLFAILTMVLSVFSITITMTAGAVGRELEALTEQVEMFMEENPDITVNILPMPNSSTDRHDLYVTYLASGTPDPDVLQLDVIWPAEFAPFLVDLTDDYDYFGLDGFFPGTVASNTVDGRLVAVPWFTDAGILYYRKDLLEKYGYDVPKTWDELYTAAKDISEKEGIEGFVWQGARYEGLTCDVMEFVHSFGGEIMKDGEVVVDDPEYYDNNVAAITFMDKLIEEGVSPAGVTTYMEEEARRVFQNGDAVFMRNWPYAWPLVNAPESPVAGKADITVLPKGPAPDGRNSATLGGWNLGINANSSAAEVEASKKLIKFLVSKEQQVYKAVNAGQTPTMIEAYNDPRTIEANPFYADILDVFLNAEPRPISPIYSEISYEIQVAVHEVLTQQAEPEDALDNLAENLKSLVE
- a CDS encoding carbohydrate ABC transporter permease — translated: MRWGMRAKRNTQRTILYILVILMVIFYIFPFYWAIKSSFTADQYLFTKNITLWPQGFTFENYIKVFTERPFGLNILNSIIVAGATTIFSIIVGSFAAYAIARLKIPGKGPLMLLILAVSMFPQVSILGGLFQLLRNLGLINTYPGLIIPYIALNLPLTTWILQNFFRELPKEIEESAYIDGCSKFETLWRIVLPLSAPGLVTTGLLAFIQAWNEFLFALTFMQTPAKYTVPVAIAMFTGKTFYEVPWGQLMAASVIVTMPLVILVLVFQNRIVQGLTAGSVKG
- a CDS encoding carbohydrate ABC transporter permease, which produces MKVKGTYKRSDIWLAFWLIIPTLIAIGITAFYPLGQTLYDSFFRWSLRPGFEREFLGFQNYVNLFQDPRFLRSLWNTVYFTFFSVLIEFLLGLGTALILNADFKLRGLVRAAVLIPWAIPTAVSSQMWKWMYNDQYGVISLMLYNLGILEEGTPILGTPGMAMSAIIAVDVWKTTPFVALLLLAGLQIIPNELYEAARIDGASIWKQFTSITLPVLRPTIGVTLIFRTLDALRVFDIVYIMTQGAVGTETLAVYNRSLLMDNIFSPRGLFGYGSALSVVIFLIIGLFTIIYMRSLNIKLD